The following coding sequences are from one Deltaproteobacteria bacterium window:
- a CDS encoding peroxiredoxin, with the protein MAPDFTAVDHMGRTIRLSDLRGKPVVLYWYPKDDTPGUTAEAVAFRDGLADYEKLGAVILGVSLDDAESHRRFAEKHGIPFSLLVDPDGAIAAKYGVDTSRGYPRRVTFLIGPDGRIRRVFPDVDVQGHSDEVLAALRAL; encoded by the coding sequence ATGGCTCCGGACTTCACCGCCGTGGACCACATGGGCCGGACGATCCGGCTGTCGGACCTCCGCGGCAAGCCGGTCGTCCTGTACTGGTATCCCAAGGACGACACGCCCGGTTGAACGGCCGAGGCGGTCGCCTTCCGCGACGGGCTCGCGGACTACGAAAAACTCGGGGCGGTCATCCTCGGCGTGTCCCTCGACGACGCCGAGTCGCACCGGCGCTTCGCCGAAAAACACGGCATTCCGTTCTCGCTCCTCGTCGATCCCGACGGCGCGATTGCGGCCAAGTACGGCGTGGACACGTCGCGCGGCTACCCGCGGCGCGTGACGTTCCTCATCGGTCCCGACGGCCGCATTCGCCGCGTGTTTCCCGACGTCGACGTGCAGGGCCACAGCGACGAGGTTCTGGCTGCCCTGCGCGCATTGTGA
- a CDS encoding sigma-70 family RNA polymerase sigma factor codes for MSLRERRLVRRLRDRDESAFGELVETFQDQVFNLTYRMLGDRAEAEDVAQEVFITVFKSIDSFRGDSKLSTWLYRIAANHCKNRIKYLARRRDRDRSEFNEAVSGRPAAGAVTGPTQAPAPDAALDAAQREQLLQRAIAELDEDHRLLVVLRDIDELSYDEICAITGLPEGTVKSRLHRARVALRKKLAKHM; via the coding sequence ATGTCGCTTCGCGAACGCCGCTTGGTGCGCCGGCTGCGCGACCGGGACGAATCGGCGTTCGGCGAGTTGGTGGAGACCTTTCAGGACCAGGTGTTCAACTTGACGTACCGCATGCTGGGCGATCGCGCCGAGGCCGAGGACGTCGCCCAGGAGGTGTTCATCACCGTCTTCAAGTCGATCGACTCGTTTCGCGGGGACTCGAAGCTGTCGACGTGGCTGTACCGGATCGCGGCCAATCATTGCAAGAACCGGATCAAGTACCTGGCGCGTCGGCGCGACCGCGATCGGTCCGAATTCAACGAGGCGGTGTCCGGTCGGCCGGCGGCGGGCGCGGTTACGGGGCCGACGCAGGCCCCCGCGCCCGATGCGGCGCTCGACGCGGCGCAGCGCGAACAGCTGCTGCAGCGCGCAATCGCGGAGTTGGACGAGGACCATCGGCTGTTGGTCGTGTTGCGCGACATCGACGAGCTCAGCTACGACGAGATCTGCGCCATCACCGGCCTGCCCGAGGGAACGGTGAAGTCCCGGCTGCACCGCGCGCGGGTCGCGCTCCGCAAAAAGCTCGCCAAACACATGTAA